The following coding sequences lie in one Lolium perenne isolate Kyuss_39 chromosome 2, Kyuss_2.0, whole genome shotgun sequence genomic window:
- the LOC127335255 gene encoding C2 and GRAM domain-containing protein At5g50170, with the protein MRLYVCVLEARGLPSGDEGGGVYARVKVANQRARTRAVEPAEPGGAAAWNEEFAFEVGAEEGEAVEVGVARRREGGAGRREVLGRVKLPVPPPAAQAASGPRRSVPPTWFTLRPKHRRKGDCGKILLTFSLYGENNDNTVIHSSTCSSSRSGTDVEIERSTYSEHSGTNSVMVDSPRSSAVAQTYLDDSDHSTQANSSTVSEDDSLIEPSTPTAKSAHDRDAELSVPDASFEEAMEAMKSGSSTADMPDDLGGGTIFEHTYLVESKDLNSLLFGPDSQFSKDLRELQGTMDYDEQPWTWKSQDRPSLTRTCRYTKGGTKLMKDIKTIEEQTYLKADGKSFAIMTRVRTPEVPFGNCFEVVLLYKMTQSPELSSGEESTHLTVSYNLEFLQSTMMKSMIEGSVKDGLKENFESFAEILSRHVKVADSAGMDKEQLLAPLQTDHPSHIRLACKYFCNFTVISTVIMAVYVLVHILLSRPGPLMGLEFSGIDLPDTFGELITSGILVLQMERLLNMVAHFVQARIKRGGDHGVKANGDGWLLTVALLEATSLLPVSCGSVDPYVVFSCNGIMRSSSVQLQTQEPQWNEIMEFDAMEEPPAMLDVEVFNFDSPFDLAISLGHAEINFLKRTSTELADIWVPLEGKLAQTCQSKLHLRIFLENTKGPETSMRDYLNKMEKEVGKKLHVRSPHRNSTFQKLFSLPHEEFLIADYACSLKRKLPLQGRLFLSARIVGFYANLFGHKTKFFFLWDDIEEVEVSPPSFTTVGTPSLVFTLKSGRGLEAKNGAKSQDKEGRLKFQFHSFGSFSKASRTIIGLWKTKSSALEQRAKLEEDQDDESYDDLDDVQSLLSIGDVNLSKEYTVEHPIDANLLMGVFDGGPLETRTMSRVGCLDYTATPWEETKPGVLERHASYKFNRYMSIFGGEVASTQLKSTSEDGDGWTVYDVMTLHNVPFGDYFRVHLRYDIRSVAVAASEPASCRCEVLVGIEWLKSSKFQKRIARNICDKLAHRAKEVLEVAGKEITSAMSG; encoded by the exons CCTCCGGGCCCCGGCGCTCCGTCCCGCCGACGTGGTTCACGCTGCGGCCCAAGCACCGCCGGAAGGGCGACTGCG GAAAAATTCTTCTCACGTTTTCACTCTATGGAGAGAACAATGACAATACAGTCATCCACTCGTCCACTTGTTCGAGCTCCAGGAGTGGCACTGACGTTGAAATTGAGAGATCAACTTATAGTGAACATTCAGGCACAAACAGTGTCATGGTTGATTCCCCTAGGAGCTCTGCAGTGGCACAAACCTATCTAGATGATTCTGACCATTCGACGCAAGCAAATTCCAGTACAGTTTCTGAAGATGATAGTCTGATAGAGCCTAGTACACCAACCGCAAAGAGTGCACATGACCGTGACGCTGAACTGTCTGTTCCAGATGCAAGCTTTGAAGAAGCAATGGAAGCCATGAAGTCAGGAAGTAGTACAGCGGACATGCCTGACGATCTCGGTGGTGGCACAATATTTGAGCacacttaccttgtggagtcgaaGGATTTGAACTCCCTTCTCTTTGGGCCTGATTCCCAGTTCTCCAAAGACCTCCGTGAGCTGCAAGGGACAATGGACTACGACGAACAGCCGTGGACCTGGAAGAGCCAGGATCGACCCAGCTTAACCAGGACATGTCGGTACACCAAGGGCGGAACCAAGCTTATGAAAGATATCAAAACCATTGAGGAACAGACGTATCTTAAAGCTGATGGCAAGAGTTTTGCGATCATGACCCGCGTTCGTACTCCGGAAGTTCCATTTGGGAACTGCTTTGAGGTTGTTTTACTCTACAAGATGACTCAATCCCCTGAGTTGTCGTCAGGTGAAGAGAGCACACATCTGACTGTATCATACAATCTGGAGTTTCTTCAGAGTACCATGATGAAAAGTATGATTGAGGGAAGTGTAAAGGATGGACTCAAGGAGAATTTTGAAAGTTTTGCAGAAATCTTGTCTCGGCATGTGAAAGTAGCTGATTCTGCTGGGATGGACAAAGAGCAGTTGTTGGCACCACTTCAGACAGATCACCCGTCACATATCAGACTTGCTTGCAAGTATTTTTGCAATTTTACCGTGATCTCAACAGTGATAATGGCAGTGTATGTTCTTGTGCACATCCTTCTGTCTAGGCCAGGCCCACTTATGGGTCTTGAGTTCAGTGGTATAGATTTACCCGACACATTTGGAGAGCTGATCACATCTGGCATACTAGTTCTTCAGATGGAGCGTTTACTGAATATGGTAGCTCATTTTGTACAAGCAAGGATAAAACGAG GAGGTGATCACGGGGTTAAGGCTAATGGTGACGGTTGGCTACTGACAGTAGCTCTATTAGAGGCTACAAGCTTGCTGCCTGTTTCTTGTGGATCTGTAGATCCTTATGTTGTGTTCAGTTGTAATGGCATAATGAGATCAAGCTCTGTTCAACTACAGACTCAAGAACCTCAATGGAATG AGATAATGGAGTTTGATGCCATGGAAGAGCCACCTGCTATGTTGGATGTTGAAGTTTTCAATTTCGATAGCCCGTTTGATCTGGCAATCTCACTGGGACATGCAGAAATTAACTTTCTTAAACGCACATCAACAGAACTAGCAGATATATGGGTACCACTGGAGGGAAAACTAGCCCAGACATGCCAGAGTAAGCTGCATTTGAGAATATTTCTTGAAAATACTAAAGGACCTGAGACATCAATGAGAGATTATCTTAACAAGATGGAGAAGGAAGTTGGTAAGAAG TTACATGTTCGGTCACCGCACAGAAATTCAACATTCCAGAAGCTTTTCAGTTTGCCTCACGAAGAGTTCCTTATAGCAGATTATGCATGCTCTTTAAAGAGGAAATTGCCATTGCAG GGAAGGCTATTTCTGTCAGCTAGAATAGTTGGTTTCTATGCCAATTTGTTTGGGCACAAAACGAAATTCTTCTTTCTGTGGGACGACATCGAGGAGGTGGAAGTTTCACCTCCATCTTTCACAACAGTAGGCACCCCATCATTGGTGTTCACGTTAAAGAGTGGGCGTGGGCTTGAAGCGAAGAATGGTGCCAAATCACAAGATAAGGAGGGGAGGTTGAAATTCCAGTTCCATTCGTTTGGATCATTTAGCAAGGCTAGCAG GACAATAATTGGTCTGTGGAAAACAAAATCGTCAGCTCTTGAACAGAGGGCCAAGCTTgaagaagatcaagatgatgagagCTACGACGATCTTGATGACGTCCAGTCTCTGTTGAGCATTGGAGATGTAAACCTCTCAAAGGAGTATACAGTGGAACATCCTATTGAT GCAAATCTGCTGATGGGTGTGTTCGACGGCGGCCCCTTGGAGACGAGAACAATGAGCAGGGTCGGGTGCCTCGACTACACCGCCACGCCGTGGGAGGAGACCAAGCCTGGCGTCCTGGAACGACACGCCAGCTACAAGTTCAACCGCTACATGTCCATCTTCGGCGGCGAGGTGGCCAGCACCCAGCTGAAGTCGACGTCAGAGGACGGCGACGGGTGGACAGTGTACGACGTCATGACTCTGCACAACGTCCCCTTCGGCGACTACTTCCGG GTCCATCTGAGGTACGACATCCGGAGCGTGGCCGTGGCGGCGTCAGAGCCGGCGAGCTGCCGGTGCGAGGTGCTGGTGGGGATCGAGTGGCTCAAGAGCAGCAAGTTTCAGAAGAGGATCGCGAGGAACATCTGCGACAAGCTGGCGCATAGGGCGAAGGAGGTGCTCGAGGTGGCCGGCAAGGAGATCACGTCGGCCATGTCGGGCTAA
- the LOC127335256 gene encoding plant intracellular Ras-group-related LRR protein 3: protein MDPAPQSHPILAYVLSRIPTLSKPRPSASAGGGGDFDIEQPHPQTPTPRSPSLGEFELVERMPGLRHPAVLHAMSRAVADVSAARAALQDLGPRPDHELVDSSRALLAAAAAAGDGAQRIIEADLDACRAVVELDETHDAYEALLHEAEARLEKVYRTAMEGRDLEEAEGKDDTTSAPDAAVQEEVVAVLKQAQEGKPVDCVRLVDRNLRYLPEAFGRIQGLRVLDVSHNQLQVIPDAIGALEHLEELRLASNALVSLPDTVGLLSSLKILDVSTNKLRTLPDSISKCRSLVELNASYNGLTYLPTNIGFELVNLQRLWVHMNKLRSFPSSICEMQSLYLLDAHFNELCGLPSAIGKLSSLEILNLSSNFSDMKELPFSFGDLLNLRELDLSNNQIHALPDSFGRLDKLEKLNLEQNPLAMPPAEIVNQDVDAVKEYMSKKWLDALLEEEEKSMAAAESMQASTPKAWLARSVSWVSDVSGSLVGYVNGGQNKLEKDAILDQQF from the exons ATGGATCCGGCGCCGCAGTCCCACCCGATCCTCGCCTACGTGCTCTCCCGCATCCCCACGCTCTCCAAGCCCAGGCCCTCCGcctccgccggcggcggcggcgacttcGACATCGAGCAGCCGCACCCGCAGACGCCGACCCCGCGCTCGCCCTCGCTCGGCGAGTTCGAGCTGGTCGAGCGGATGCCGGGCCTGCGCCACCCGGCCGTGCTGCACGCCATGTCCCGCGCCGTCGCCGACGTCTCCGCCGCGCGCGCCGCGCTGCAGGACCTCGGCCCGCGCCCCGACCACGAGCTCGTCGACTCCTCCCGcgccctcctcgccgccgccgccgccgccggcgacggCGCGCAGCGCATCATCGAGGCCGACCTCGACGCCTGCCGCGCGGTGGTCGAGCTCGACGAGACCCACGACGCCTACGAGGCGCTGCTGCACGAGGCGGAGGCCAGGCTCGAGAAGGTCTACCGCACGGCCATGGAGGGGCGGGACCTCGAGGAGGCCGAGGGCAAGGACGATACAACCTCGGCACCCGATGCGGCGGTGCAGGAGGAGGTCGTCGCCGTGCTGAAGCAGGCCCAGGAGGGCAAGCCGGTCGACTGCGTGCGCCTCGTGGATCGCAATCTGCGCTACCTGCCCGAGGCCTTCGGAAGGATCCAGGGCCTTCGCGTGCTCGACGTCTCGCACAACCAGCTCCAG GTTATTCCAGATGCCATAGGAGCGCTTGAACATCTTGAAGAGCTCCGACTCGCTTCTAATGCCTTGGTTTCTCTTCCTGATACTGTTGGATTACTATCCAGTCTGAAGATTCTAGATGTGTCAACTAACAAGCTGAGAACACTGCCAGACAGCATCTCAAAATGCAG GTCACTGGTTGAGCTCAATGCAAGCTACAATGGGCTCACTTATCTGCCAACAAACATTGGCTTTGAACTGGTTAATCTGCAAAGGCTCTGGGTCCACATGAACAAGCTGCGATCTTTTCCATCATCTATATGTGAGATGCAGTCGCTATACCTCCTGGATGCGCATTTCAATGAACTCTGTGGTCTTCCATCTGCCATAGGGAAACTTTCCAGTCTTGAAATCCTCAACCTGAGCAGCAACTTCAGTGACATGAAGGAGCTCCCTTTCTCATTTGGCGACCTGCTGAACCTGCGTGAGCTCGACCTCAGCAACAACCAAATTCATGCTCTTCCCGACAGTTTTGGCCGCCTCGATAAGCTAGAGAAGCTCAACCTGGAGCAGAACCCTCTGGCCATGCCACCAGCGGAGATCGTGAACCAAGATGTAGATGCGGTGAAAGAATACATGTCAAAGAAGTGGCTTGATGCGTTGCTCGAGGAAGAGGAGAAGAGCATGGCAGCAGCAGAGAGCATGCAAGCGTCGACTCCCAAGGCTTGGCTGGCACGCAGTGTCTCCTGGGTCTCGGATGTTTCCGGGAGTCTTGTTGGCTATGTCAATGGTGGTCAGAACAAGTTGGAGAAAGACGCCATCCTGGACCAGCAGTTCTGA